In Plasmodium coatneyi strain Hackeri chromosome 3, complete sequence, a genomic segment contains:
- a CDS encoding Pre-mRNA splicing factor produces the protein MATLADTFLQDLEDLEFEEEGNFINFSAEKKEGEQGEADKSSNAEKEAKFQDSDYEEIVDAIEEFLNERIKKKERKISELLYDEDFLKIMNSIRNYVMEEEEAEDGQNSETGEARRAKKRRKKEQSSGEGDGNDDDDEDEEDDAASKEADEVLIEKCIELIIQIDTEILNIHKYVKDIYSTKFPELDSIVYTPLEYISVVSKIKNESDLKNIDFSDILPNTTVMAITVASSMTTGINLSDHSLKNCLSFCNEALELNENRRMILLYLESKMFLLAPNLTMLLGSALTARLISSVGSLKNLSITSSQNLIVVGSSKKSVLGLSNVRKTFGIGILSTSEIVQSVPDAYKKKAISLLAGKCSLASRVDYFKKYPEGQYGLLLRENLISHLIKLQEPPPMKQKKILPMPDEKRKRKRGGKRYRKLKEKTEITELRKQINRLPFGPNSNEDFYTFTDQNAALLNSNLTKLKYQSKQKVNNVAKRKNLSVQSSGVTGGLSSSLIFTPLQGIELFNPSVINPRPDPVENKYFSSKAQFRKV, from the exons ATG GCGACCCTGGCGGATACGTTCCTGCAGGACCTCGAAGACCTGGAGTTCGAGGAAGAAGGTAACTTTATCAACTTTAGcgcagaaaagaaggaaggtgaacAAGGCGAAGCTGATAAGAGCAGTAATGCAGAGAAGGAGGCCAAGTTCCAGGATAGTGACTACGAAGAAATTGTTGATGCGATCGAAGAGTTCCTAAAcgaaaggataaaaaaaaaggaaaggaaaatatctGAACTGCTCTATGATGAGGACTTCCTCAAAATAATGAACAGCATCAGGAACTACGtcatggaggaggaagaagcagaggaTGGCCAAAATAGTGAAACTGGAGAAGCCCGTCGGGCTAAaaagcgaaggaaaaaagagcagTCATCTGGAGAAGGCGATGGCaacgatgatgacgatgaggaCGAGGAAGACGACGCTGCTTCCAAGGAGGCAGACGAAGTGCTGATCGAAAAGTGCATCGAACTGATAATCCAAATAGACACCGAAATCCTAAACATCCACAAATACGTGAAGGATATATATTCGACGAAATTCCCAGAGTTGGACTCCATCGTGTATACCCCCCTGGAGTACATCAGCGTGgtgagcaaaataaaaaacgaaagtgatttgaaaaatattgacTTCTCAGATATTTTGCCGAACACCACTGTCATGGCTATCACCGTCGCGTCCAGTATGACCACAGGGATAAACCTATCTGACCATTCGCTAAAGAATTGCCTGTCCTTCTGTAATGAGGCCTTAGAATTAAACGAAAACAGACGAATGATTTTGCTATACTTAGAGAGCAAGATGTTTTTGCTCGCCCCTAATTTGACCATGCTGTTAGGCAGTGCATTAACAGCTCGCTTAATTAGCTCAGTGGGGTCGTTAAAAAATCTATCCATTACATCATCTCAGAACCTTATAGTGGTAGGCAGCTCAAAGAAGTCTGTCCTTGGGCTTAGCAATGTGAGGAAGACATTCGGAATAGGTATTTTAAGTACCTCCGAAATTGTACAGAGCGTCCCTgatgcatataaaaaaaaagccattaGTTTACTAGCTGGTAAGTGTAGTCTAGCATCTAGAGTCGATTACTTTAAAAAGTACCCTGAGGGACAATATGGGTTGCTACTACGAGAAAACTTAATAAGTCATTTAATCAAATTACAAGAACCACCTCCaatgaagcagaaaaagatcCTCCCCATGCCTGATGAGAAgaggaaacgaaaaagaggagggaaaagaTATAGgaagttaaaagaaaaaacggaaatcACTGAACTGAGGAAGCAGATTAATAGGTTGCCCTTTGGGCCAAACTCCAATGAAGACTTTTACACATTTACCGATCAAAATGCAGCTTTGTTAAATTCAAATTTAACCAAATTGAAGTACCAGTCTAAGCAGAAGGTGAATAATGTGGCCAAGAGGAAGAACCTCTCTGTGCAATCCAGTGGAGTAACTGGAGGGTTGTCCTCCTCCCTGATCTTCACCCCCCTGCAGGGCATCGAGCTGTTCAACCCCTCTGTCATCAACCCGAGGCCAGACCCTGTTGAGAACAAGTACTTCTCTAGCAAGGCCCAATTCCGAAAGGTGTAA
- a CDS encoding KIR protein: protein MEEGCNWYLGIIPSRNTFYNKFDRPQGECDYGDIWSEHKRKELEHKLEEYGGISSSKDRIMKAYYCACTMKGEEPFEDAPCYFFYYWMRNMVPKDSHTYTLPEVLNAIYQTQGNVPCENRCSVKYDDVEEDLFKKRKEVFDYSYDYKIVEKELQKGESDCEGKWSKYLRDVASACDAVSAKCQRGNSNEPHYCSDFNKKYRDYCDDKLPELESLLSQCNPPKPKPNPNPNQAGSSGSFSDAAAENLPSKIADKELNNPQNLCKDSDNVPEKIRRALKEENGEGEYTKKLKEVWCYASDKENKGTLSQEQRCGFLYYWIGNTLWSTLDNTEFWDVMSAVYSELKQLPDIGERCNIVCSHINRDLFTFEKQVYEYYKDRGTMEAKLNQSSGYCSEEYSNYLKNAVLAYRIVEAECKGNSATDNSKCGGFMGKYGKNSPKDFISKSCDPILKDLPSTMAYKEIREGKISCGDGDSLPSVIETAWNLNAEESESIEYLKKVWCQARTMKGDTLSQEERCHFSYYYIGDMFYNSFKSDESFQSFMDTVSTELQKLGVAEECKIERSRFENFLFKYEKEVYDYYRDLTAIEKGIAENESKCTAELDRYLVGAKEAYTVIGGQCGRKLREGTDYCTKFKDEYSKRKPEDLIKTKCLAAKQLEARTVVRSPPAVINIGPEKEDKSVSTTPAAVSSVLTFLGLPTILFFLYKVIVHNYN from the exons atggagGAAGGATGT AACTGGTATTTAGGGATTATACCTTCAAGGAACACGTTCTATAATAAATTCGACCGTCCTCAAGGAGAATGTGATTATGGAGATATTTGGTCTGAGCATAAGCGAAAAGAATTAGAGCATAAATTAGAAGAGTACGGCGGAATTTCCAGTTCCAAAGACAGGATCATGAAAGCCTATTATTGTGCGTGTACAATGAAGGGAGAGGAGCCCTTTGAGGATGCACcctgttatttcttttattattggatgAGAAATATGGTACCCAAGGATTCACATACCTATACTTTGCCAGAAGTCCTGAATGCAATTTATCAGACGCAGGGAAATGTTCCCTGTGAAAATAGGTGCAGTGTTAAATACGATGATGTTGAAGAAgaccttttcaaaaaaaggaaagaagtctTTGATTATTCTTATGATTATAAAATTGTAGAAAAGGAATTACAGAAAGGTGAGTCCGATTGTGAGGGAAAGTGGTCGAAGTACCTAAGGGATGTTGCCTCAGCATGTGATGCTGTAAGTGCAAAGtgccaaaggggaaatagTAATGAACCTCATTATTGTTCAGACttcaacaaaaaatatagggACTACTGTGATGACAAGCTACCAGAACTGGAATCTTTACTCAGTCAGTGCAATCCACCCAAACCAAAACCAAATCCTAATCCTAatcaagctggtagtagtggttcGTTTTCGGATGCCGCCGCG gaaaatttaccttcaaaaaTTGCGGACAAGGAACTCAATAATCCCCAGAACCTCTGTAAGGACAGTGATAATGTACCTGAGAAAATAAGGCGTGCATTGAAGGAGGAGAATGGTGAGGGCGAATATACTAAAAAGCTAAAGGAAGTATGGTGCTACGCAAGCGACAAAGAGAACAAGGGCACTTTATCCCAAGAACAGCGCTGTGGTTTTTTGTACTACTGGATAGGGAATACATTATGGAGCACTTTGGACAATACTGAATTCTGGGACGTTATGAGTGCGGTTTACAGTGAATTGAAGCAGTTGCCTGATATTGGGGAACGGTGCAACATTGTGTGCAGCCACATTAATAGAGACCTTTTCACATTTGAGAAACAAGTATATGAGTATTATAAGGACCGCGGAACTATGGAAGCGAAGTTAAATCAAAGTAGCGGCTACTGCAGTGAGGAATATTCAAATTACCTGAAGAATGCTGTTCTAGCTTATCGGATAGTGGAAGCAGAGTGTAAAGGGAATTCTGCTACTGACAATAGTAAGTGTGGGGGGTTCATGGGTAAGTATGGAAAAAACAGTCCTAAGGACTTCATAAGTAAGAGTTGT GATCCAATTTTAAAGGACTTACCTTCAACAATGGCGTATAAGGAGATTAGGGAAGGCAAGATCTCCTGTGGGGATGGTGATAGTTTACCTTCAGTAATAGAGACAGCATGGAATTTAAATGCTGAAGAGAGTGAAAGTATAGAGTACCTTAAGAAAGTCTGGTGCCAAGCACGTACCATGAAAGGGGACACTTTATCCCAGGAGGAGCGCtgtcatttttcctattattaCATAGGGGATATGTTCTATAACAGCTTCAAGAGTGATGAATCATTTCAGAGTTTTATGGATACTGTCAGCACCGAATTGCAGAAGCTAGGTGTTGCAGAAGAGTGTAAAATTGAACGCAGCCgttttgaaaatttccttttcaaatATGAGAAGGAGGTATATGATTATTATCGGGACCTTACAGCTATAGAAAAAGGGATAGCGGAGAATGAGTCCAAGTGTACTGCAGAATTGGACAGATACCTGGTAGGAGCTAAAGAAGCATATACGGTTATAGGGGGGCAGTGTGGAAGAAAACTTCGTGAGGGCACTGATTACTGTACCAAATTTAAGGACGAGTACAGTAAACGCAAACCTGAGGACCTCATAAAGACCAAGTGCCTAGCAGCGAAGCAACTGGAAGCTAGAACAGTTGTAAGAAGTCCGCCTGCAGTTATCAATATTGGACCAGAAAAAGAGGACAAATCAGTATCTACAACCCCCGCTGCAGTCTCTTCGGTCCTTACATTTTTAGGTCTCCCTACTATtctattctttctttataaagtaatagtacataattataattaa
- a CDS encoding KIR protein, which produces MVYTTPCYNLLPSWFRNHFGGSARRKRRERRSVGRNSGTGIENFTEYSTENDSTIGPTEYSTEASTEEDLERLPSNSLYYKFNTKCGEDYCDRSKMSNVRTEVERILGEHGCNGIDPDKIIVPRCYTIKGVKNDDPYYNGRFNFLYFWIGQNVFEKNERISSFSQLMGKIHNILKEIEKYKVWDYTYESNDRTIFEHMKSVYEYYYDYQTIKGQLTSNTHPCNKDYYEHLQRIHEAHRKIQEYCTGRNQEDSYCVQFGKKFNNAEVPKPPTLKCNLVLTEAEVGTKYGWLTKSSSGACAHYSNYDEDDNVKKEMRTEVLGAYREREELAKSIVDAWCYIHKKGRFTDSNGEWCYYFYYWLGDQLFKEAKDGNSFSSAMNQVYQGLRKSGTGEKCNIMYENIDKLLFLHMKNVFDYAQNQALIPLKLREGGKSNSCIQALSKYLQRALKAYKAIESKCREGKENTPPYCSDFNTKYKTHLTELTRQAQCTVVNNETEPLKHIENSQPLVKVAQAQGPEAALASTMDGPISSVQEVSLPALSSKNLPSGTEFYNIFDDATKDRCTFTNGGVNALEKALRNKLQNQYTGISALAKMIANAYCYACTMKKQSPTHDDKPCQFFYHWLGKQITVEAYRSKLSKILEIIYDTLKSVFPEHKCTVNYKDVDSTKWELFNQRKKVFEHYYDYKTLEGKLHSGDPLCEVEWAEYEIDLTRACGAVRAYCGDSSNADDQYCAEFTQTYGMFCDKKLSELKCSAVYSGKSTAPAISGTIATIGGLATAVAFFLHKDLLSRRIYDIFGKSQVRDIYISGRNSGINLKSSLSSALQNYGKIGRHVDQIMGGWCYAVMSVFSDVLKDGPCHFLYYWIGNTVREDLGTNSFSSVMGAIYSILGGIGVKTKCSNIDPKIDRNIFVHMEKVYNYTQDYTIIESYTENSETPEPQCTKEYVQYVQEAANAHEGMREYCKQSGKSEETWCNHFEKMFKKNNGNTIPEPSKLLSQLQPQPETPPAEGTSGVTTGVVGSTEEDNSTIYMGGPTSPSRRRGASNGKQGNRGRNISYQRM; this is translated from the exons ATGGTATACACTACTCCCTGC tACAATCTCCTACCCTCTTGGTTTCGTAACCACTTTGGGGGCAGcgcaagaaggaaaagaagagaaagaagatcAGTAGGACGGAACTCTGGCACAGGAATTGAAAATTTCACTGAATACTCCACAGAAAACgattcaacaataggtccaacGGAATACTCCACAGAAGCTTCAACA GAGGAAGATTTGGAACGTCTCCCTTCAAATTCATTGTATTATAAATTCAATACAAAATGCGGGGAGGACTACTGTGATCGGAGTAAAATGAGCAACGTAAGAACTGAAGTGGAGCGCATACTGGGGGAGCATGGATGTAATGGAATTGATCCAGATAAGATTATAGTACCACGGTGTTATACAAttaaaggggtaaaaaacgACGATCCATACTATAATGGgcgttttaattttctctatttctGGATAGGACAAAACGTGTTTGAGAAGAATGAACGAATTAGTTCATTTTCTCAACTTATGGGAAAAATTCACAATATACTGaaggaaattgaaaaatataaggtaTGGGACTATACCTACGAGAGTAATGATAGAACCATTTTCGAACACATGAAAAGTGTATATGAATACTATTATGACTATCAGACTATCAAGGGGCAGTTAACATCAAACACACATCCATGCAATAAGGATTATTACGAGCACCTACAGAGAATTCACGAAGCCCATAGGAAGATACAGGAATATTGTACGGGGAGAAACCAGGAGGATTCATATTGTGTGcagtttggaaaaaaatttaataatgcCGAAGTTCCGAAACCGCCAACTTTGAAATGTAATCTTGTCCTTACGGAAGCCGAGGTAG gaacaaagtacGGATGGTTAACTAAGAGTAGTTCGGGTGCCTGTGCTCATTATAGTAATTACGACGAGGACgataatgtaaaaaaggagatgagGACGGAGGTACTAGGGGCTTATAGGGAAAGGGAGGAGCTTGCTAAGAGCATTGTAGATGCCTGgtgttatatacataagaaGGGGAGGTTCACAGATTCCAATGGTGAGTGGTGCTACTACTTCtactattggttaggagacCAATTATTCAAAGAAGCAAAGGATGGTAATTCATTTTCAAGCGCTATGAATCAAGTATACCAGGGACTACGGAAGTCTGGTACAGGTGAGAAGTGTAATATTATGTATGAGAATATAGACAAATTACTTTTCCTGCACATGAAGAACGTATTTGATTACGCCCAGAACCAGGCACTCATACCACTAAAGTTAAGGGAAGGTGGAAAGAGCAATTCCTGCATTCAGGCACTCTCCAAATATTTGCAAAGAGCTCTTAAAGCTTACAAAGCTATCGAATCAAAATGCcgagagggaaaagaaaatacaccTCCTTATTGTTCCGATTTCAacacaaaatataaaacacaCTTGACTGAACTAACTAGGCAGGCACAATGTACTGTTGTGAATAATGAAACAGAACCTCTTAAACATATAGAAAATAGTCAACCACTTGTGAAAGTTGCACAGGCTCAGGGGCCCGAAGCAGCACTTGCATCTACTATGGACGGTCCAATATCTTCAGTTCAGGAAGTTTCTCTGCCT GCGCTAAGTTCAAAGAATTTACCTTCAGGGACCGAATTCTACAATATATTCGATGATGCTACTAAGGATCGATGCACCTTTACTAATGGCGGGGTGAACGCGTTAGAGAAAGCTCTAAGGAATAAATTACAGAATCAGTACACAGGAATTTCTGCTCTGGCAAAGATGATTGCGAATGCTTACTGTTATGCATGTACAATGAAAAAACAGTCACCAACCCATGATGATAAACCCTGTCAATTCTTTTATCATTGGTTGGGGAAACAGATCACGGTGGAAGCATATAGGAGTAAGTTATCAAAAATACTGGAAATTATTTACGATACACTAAAAAGTGTTTTCCCCGAACATAAGTGTACAGTTAATTACAAAGATGTTGACAGTACTAAGTGGGAACTTTTCaatcaaaggaaaaaagtatttgaACATTATTACGATTATAAAACTTTAGAAGGGAAGTTACACAGTGGTGACCCCCTATGTGAGGTGGAGTGGGCAGAGTACGAGATAGACCTTACTAGAGCATGTGGGGCTGTAAGGGCATACTGCGGGGATAGCAGTAATGCTGATGATCAGTATTGTGCAGAGTTCACGCAGACGTATGGGATGTTCTGTGATAAGAAGCTGTCAGAATTAAAATGTAGTGCAGTGTATAGCGGAAAATCAACAGCTCCAGCCATATCTGGTACAATTGCCACCATAGGAGGACTTGCAACGGctgttgcatttttcctaCACAAG GATTTACTTTCAAGAAGAATTTATGATATTTTCGGAAAAAGTCAAGTGcgtgatatatatattagtggTAGAAATAGCGGGATAAACTTAAAGAGCAGTTTAAGCAGTGCATTACAGAATTATGGGAAGATTGGGAGACATGTGGACCAGATTATGGGGGGCTGGTGTTATGCAGTTATGAGTGTCTTCTCGGATGTACTTAAAGATGGACCTTGTCACTTCTTATATTACTGGATCGGAAATACAGTGAGGGAAGACTTAGGCACTAATTCATTTTCAAGTGTTATGGGGGCAATCTATAGTATACTAGGAGGAATCGGAGTTAAGACTAAATGTTCCAATATAGACCCTAAAATTGACAGgaacatttttgtgcacatggaaaaagtatataattatacGCAGGACTATACAATTATAGAAAGTTACACAGAAAATTCTGAGACACCTGAGCCTCAGTGTACTAAGGAATATGTCCAATACGTACAGGAAGCTGCTAATGCAcatgaaggaatgagagaATATTGTAAGCAGAGTGGAAAATCTGAGGAGACATGGTGTAATCATttcgaaaaaatgtttaagaAGAATAATGGCAACACTATCCCAGAACCATCAAAACTGTTATCTCAGTTACAACCACAACCAGAAACTCctcctgcagaaggaacCTCTGGAGTCACCACGGGTGTAGTAG GTTCTACAGAAgaagacaattctaccatatatatgggTGGGCCAACATCACCATCTAGAAGAAGAGGGGCAAGTAATGGAAAACAAGGAAACAGGGGCaggaatattagttatcaacgtatgtga